The bacterium genome includes a region encoding these proteins:
- a CDS encoding N-acetyltransferase, with translation MGEPRVGQFCTIAPDVIFGENVIVHGHANLYGCRIGDGTKIGAFVEIQRDVTVGKRVRVQTHTFICSNVIIEDDVFVGHNVNFINDRYPTSPKAADGTWTVENTVVRRGASLGTGSVILCGIEIGEGAVVGAGSVVTKNVPPHTVVAGVPARVIRQISPEDRWLGGQPVEELRKNE, from the coding sequence ATGGGAGAACCACGCGTAGGGCAGTTCTGCACCATCGCCCCGGATGTCATCTTCGGTGAGAACGTGATAGTCCACGGCCATGCCAACCTCTACGGCTGCCGGATCGGCGACGGCACCAAGATCGGCGCCTTTGTCGAGATCCAGCGCGATGTTACAGTGGGCAAGCGGGTCCGCGTGCAGACCCACACCTTCATCTGCTCCAACGTGATCATCGAGGATGACGTGTTCGTGGGGCATAACGTGAATTTCATCAACGACCGCTACCCCACCTCACCCAAAGCGGCGGACGGCACCTGGACCGTGGAGAACACCGTGGTGCGCCGCGGGGCCAGCCTGGGCACCGGCTCGGTGATCCTCTGCGGCATCGAGATCGGCGAGGGCGCGGTGGTGGGCGCGGGCAGCGTGGTGACAAAGAATGTTCCCCCCCATACGGTCGTGGCCGGGGTCCCGGCCCGTGTAATCCGCCAGATCAGCCCGGAGGACCGTTGGCTGGGCGGCCAACCCGTTGAGGAGTTGAGGAAAAATGAGTGA